In the Cololabis saira isolate AMF1-May2022 chromosome 7, fColSai1.1, whole genome shotgun sequence genome, one interval contains:
- the arl3l1 gene encoding ADP ribosylation factor like GTPase 3, like 1, with product MGEAQKGLLSVIEKLKGSTEQEVRIVLLGLDNAGKTTLLKSLASEDVNTITPTQGFNIKSVASHGMKLNVWDIGGQRKIRPFWKKYLENTDLLIYVIDSADKKRFEETGLELSELIDEENLKGVPVLIFANKQDLATASPASEIAEGLNLHTYRDREWQIQACSAVSGEGVQDGMNWICNNIVNKKKK from the exons ATGGGAGAAGCTCAAAAG GGCTTACTCTCTGTCATAGAGAAACTAAAGGGATCAACAGAGCAGGAGGTCAGGATAGTGCTCCTGGGTTTGGACAACGCAGGAAAGACCACCCTGCTGAAAAGCCTCGCCTCTGAAGATGTGAACACTATCACGCCAACACAG GGTTTCAACATAAAGAGTGTCGCCTCTCATGGCATGAAACTCAATGTTTGGGACATTGGAGGACAGAGGAAGATCAGACCCTTCTGGAAAAAATACCTAGAAAACACAGACCTCTTG ATTTATGTTATTGACAGTGCTGACAAGAAGCGGTTCGAGGAGACGGGACTG GAGCTGTCCGagctgattgatgaagaaaatTTAAAGGGCGTTCCGGTGCTCATCTTTGCTAACAAGCAGGATCTGGCCACGGCATCGCCGGCCAGCGAGATCGCCGAGGGACTCAACCTGCACACATACCGAGACCGTGAGTGGCAGATTCAGGCCTGCTCAGCCGTGTCCGGGGAAGGAGTTCAG GATGGGATGAACTGGATTTGCAACAACATTgtgaacaagaagaagaagtga